CGCAGGTCGCCAGCAGGTAGGCGCCGGCGGACGGACGCATGACGGCGGTGTCGTCGCCCAGCCCGGTGACGACGCCGGCCGGCGCGGGCGGCAACTTCGCACGGATGCGCTCGATCAGTTTGAATTCGCCAATATCGGAGATCTTCATGGAGGCGAGTATAGCATGAAGCGAACACAAAATCCCAACTCCCAAGCCGGAGTTATCCGCGAATAACGCGAATCGGCGCGAATGGCAAGCGGGGCCATCGCATAGCCGGCAAGAATTATTGGCGTCAATTCGCGTTATTCGCGGATAACGACGTTTGTTTTCGATTCGTGAGGATTCGTGTTATTCGCGGATTGTGATTTTATGTCGGCCGTGGCACAATCGCTGGCATGAATATCGACGCAACTGTATGGACCGCGCTGCTGAGCGGCGACGACGCGCGGATCAGTGCGACCGTGGCGCAGATTGCGCCGGGGAGCGCCGAAGCGGTCGCGCTGGCTGCGCGGCTGGCCGGCCTGTTGGAGGGCGCGGAGCCGCTGGCGCTGCGCATTGCGGCCGGGCGCGCACTGGCGTGGCTCGGCGATCCGCGCGACCTCGATGCGCTGATTGAAGTGCCGGCCGGCCCGTTCATCGCCGGCGACCCGGGCGAGATGCACACGATCGCCGCTGCATACCGCATCGGCCGCTACCCGGTCACCAATTTGCAGTACGCGCGCTTCGTCGCCGCGACCGGCCGTCCGGCGCCGGTACACTGGGACGCAGCGACCGGCCGCTTCGCGCCCGGCATCGCCAATCACCCGGTCGTGTTCGTGTCGTGGCATGACGCGCAGGCCTACTGCGCCTGGCGCACGGCGCAGACCGGTATCCGACACCGCCTGCCGGGCGAGGGCGAATGGGAGCGCGCCGCGCGCGGCACCGATGGCCGCGCCTATCCGTGGGGCGACGTGTTCGACCCGGCACGCGCCAACGTCCACGAATGCGGGTTGCGCAGCACAACGCCGGTCGGCGCATTCGCGGGCGGCGCGAGCGACTGCGGCGCGCTGGACATGGCCGGCAACGTGTGGGAATGGACGGATGCGCAGAACGAGCGCGCCAATGACTCGCTGCGCGGCGGCTCATGGATGCAATACGGCATGTTCGCGCGGTGCGCCTTCCGGCACGCCGAGCCACGGCATGCGGTGCTGAACGACAGCGGGTTTCGCGTCGTCACCGGCTAACCGGCAATAGAAAAGCCCCGCGCTTGTACAGTCAAGCACGGGGCCTGTTTATCGGCGGAGCCGCATCAATCCGCTGCAGCAATGCGTGCCACGTCGACCCTGCATGGGGGGCGGGTCCGGATACAAAGCCCAGCCCCGAGCAACTTATCCTGCATCAGCCTGTTTCGGATAGCTTACTCACCTGTGGCTTTCGCCCAGATACCCTGAACCGGTTTGCCGTTGCCTCTGACCCAGTGTGTCCGCTGGGGGTCAAATTGGACGGTTTGCGAGCTTCTGGTTGCCTAACCCTTCTGCTCGTTCACGGTTTCGCTTGCCAACGTCTCGGAAGGTCCCCCGTTGGCCGGTTTCGGGTTTGCGTTCAACTATCGTCCCCAGGCATGACCTGCTGCGTTGTCTCGGGGCTGATATCAATATACACCTAACCGGGTTTAGTGTCATCGGCCAACCGGGTAGTCTCTGCCGGCGGGTTTGCGCCGGTCGATTTGTCCCGCATG
This is a stretch of genomic DNA from Chloroflexota bacterium. It encodes these proteins:
- a CDS encoding SUMF1/EgtB/PvdO family nonheme iron enzyme, translating into MNIDATVWTALLSGDDARISATVAQIAPGSAEAVALAARLAGLLEGAEPLALRIAAGRALAWLGDPRDLDALIEVPAGPFIAGDPGEMHTIAAAYRIGRYPVTNLQYARFVAATGRPAPVHWDAATGRFAPGIANHPVVFVSWHDAQAYCAWRTAQTGIRHRLPGEGEWERAARGTDGRAYPWGDVFDPARANVHECGLRSTTPVGAFAGGASDCGALDMAGNVWEWTDAQNERANDSLRGGSWMQYGMFARCAFRHAEPRHAVLNDSGFRVVTG